One Pyrus communis chromosome 4, drPyrComm1.1, whole genome shotgun sequence genomic region harbors:
- the LOC137730849 gene encoding uncharacterized protein, with protein MDEGVRSVGPSGVLVKKSSSGCLIVRKKPEKLSGAVGPSSARKVFEKKRSRLVLSESGSSDEILAPPRRKVGPETIRVCNGLRAVDKGIAENSEFGQKRERLDPVRRSEDGMLGKSYLDESGGKRSKLEVYEFDEYDEEISRRKRFSDGVGEFGGRRFSGAIPVPLSGIKRECETGSSRHVVDKRKNSYFDRTSSLNRGDHTDRGRFEMNRDGAQLPLLRDKFTGQSEESIRLQGKNGVLKVMVKKKKNAGGPLENFRKSEENRKALRSVDIVKNAIIPPFYLEPKLPEKPVSVVRPLKNHPNVRKSLPSLNSKGSDWDSEDSDTSLKRGPKSVEASKPRKRVVCKDEGGPSCEKTPPTRIKEGKVKRGRGTEKQKLRERIREMLLSAGWTIDYRPRRNRDYLDAVYINPAGTAYWSIIKAYDALQKQLDEEENEAKPSGVSPITDDVLSQLTRKTRKKIEKEMKRKQRVDDEDQNARGVRMKRSTSIKRDQGSVDSVSYEDKLSTYLKQGGKTFKSENGLASVNSNHLHEGIEKPSSGSSSHMPHGRKSRKLGRCTLLVRGSKYGVNSESDGFVPYTGKRTLLSWLVDSGTVQLSQKVQYMNRRRTKVMLEGWITRDGIHCGCCSKILTTSKFEIHAGSKLRQPFQNICLDSGVSLLQCQLDAWNRQKDIERIGFHSVEVDGDDPDDDTCGICGDGGDLICCDGCPSTFHQSCLNIQMLPPGDWHCPNCTCKFCGVANENVVEEDDITVDALLTCSLCGKKCHISCCQEMDGSPAASPSLDSSFCGQKCRELFENLKKYLGVKHELESGFSWTLVHRTDEDEGFPQRIECNSKLAVALTVMDECFLPIVDRRSGINLIHNVLYNCGSNFNRLNYSGFYTAILERGDEIISAASIRFHGTKLAEMPYIGTRHIYRRQGMCRRLFCAIESALCSLKVEKLVIPAIAELMHTWTEVFGFIPVEESFKQEMRSMNMLVFPGIDMLQKLLVDQENEGNGTADPGIKQLECKGKDLIKHGSGSKSDSGSPATIDHHGSDETSLPHINETVDEAVAMVSGSQCLGVSLNDSPVMSGSLDGSDEHKNLDSTERSVSPDSLLGAELPRSTLDKEYPVDTSHKAVATEDKPVLDSPGEDKIQSTSQGPGEAPAIEDEPVVDSHVKDKMQSTCQGPGEASVIEDEPALDSPVENKMQSASQGPGEALATEDEQVLDSPDEDKMQSISQGTGEALATEDEPVLDSPLEDKMQSTSQGPGEVLAAEDEPVLDSPVEDKMQFTSQDAAVSLNDTSMMSSRSSDNSNEHNIQVSTKGATSSDSNPGTKSVEYASDVNYQSCPYISHDEKVEIEPVSDSSLKENSSKSLEESALDDSHEENVDASCPQPIPSSGETFAKNHAEEVNGNQDSSFCGASESSLLNNCDLNIQLDSKAKDKSYVASEVASDAMQCEKSIPHASSDGSEADSGKAESVSV; from the exons ATGGACGAAGGTGTGAGATCTGTTGGCCCTTCTGGGGTTTTGGTGAAGAAAAGTTCTTCAGGTTGCTTAATTGTTAGGAAGAAACCGGAGAAATTGAGTGGCGCTGTTGGTCCTTCGAGTGCTCGTAAGGTTTTCGAGAAGAAGAGGTCGAGGTTGGTTTTGAGCGAATCGGGGTCTAGTGATGAGATATTGGCTCCTCCTCGTAGAAAGGTGGGACCTGAAACTATACGGGTTTGCAATGGTTTAAGAGCTGTAGATAAGGGCATTGCTGAAAATAGTGAGTTTGGTCAAAAGCGGGAGAGATTGGATCCGGTTAGGCGTAGTGAGGATGGCATGCTTGGTAAAAGTTACTTGGATGAGAGTGGTGGAAAGAGAAGTAAGTTGGAGGTGTATGAATTTGATGAGTATGATGAGGAGATTTCGAGAAGGAAACGGTTCAGTGATGGGGTAGGTGAGTTTGGGGGAAGAAGGTTTTCAGGAGCGATTCCTGTGCCACTAAGTGGCATTAAGAGGGAATGCGAAACTGGTTCAAGTAGACATGTAGTTGACAAGAGGAAGAATTCGTACTTTGACAGGACGAGTAGCTTGAACCGAGGAGATCATACTGACAGGGGAAGGTTTGAGATGAATAGGGATGGAGCTCAGCTACCCTTATTGAGAGACAAGTTCACGGGTCAATCAGAGGAATCCATTAGGCTACAGGGTAAAAATGGTGTTTTGAAGGTCatggtgaagaagaaaaagaatgcggGTGGGCCACTGGAGAATTTTCGCAAATCTGAAGAAAATAGAAAGGCTCTGAGGAGTGTGGATATTGTGAAAAATGCTATTATCCCTCCTTTTTACTTGGAACCAAAGCTTCCTGAGAAACCAGTTTCAGTTGTTAGGCCATTGAAAAACCATCCGAATGTACGAAAATCATTGCCGTCTTTGAACAGTAAAGGCTCCGATTGGGATTCAGAGGATAGTGATACATCACTGAAACGAGGACCAAAGAGTGTCGAAGCCTCTAAACCTAGGAAGAGGGTGGTTTGCAAAGATGAAGGTGGTCCTTCATGTGAAAAGACTCCTCCAACCAGAATCAAAGAAGGTAAAGTTAAACGTGGTAGAGGCACGGAGAAGCAAAAACTACGTGAACGAATACGGGAGATGCTGCTGAGTGCAGGTTGGACAATAGATTATAGGCCTAGAAGGAACAGAGACTATCTAGATGCTGTGTACATTAACCCAGCAGGTACAGCTTACTGGTCCATCATTAAGGCTTATGATGCGCTTCAAAAGCAGTTGGATGAGGAGGAAAATGAGGCTAAACCTAGTGGGGTTTCACCTATAACTGATGATGTACTTAGCCAATTAACAAGGAAAACTCGAAAGAAGAttgagaaagaaatgaaaaggaaacaaagggTTGATGATGAGGATCAGAATGCGAGAGGAGTCCGTATGAAAAGATCTACAAGTATCAAGCGTGATCAAGGGAGCGTGGATAGTGTTAGTTATGAGGATAAACTAAGCACCTACTTAAAGCAGGGTGGTAAGACGTTTAAGAGTGAAAATGGTTTGGCCAGTGTGAACTCAAATCATCTACATGAAGGTATTGAAAAGCCGTCTTCAGGATCAAGTTCGCATATGCCACATGGAAGGAAAAGTAGAAAGCTTGGAAGGTGTACTTTGTTGGTTCGTGGTTCAAAATATGGGGTTAACTCCGAAAGTGATGGCTTTGTTCCATATACTGGAAAACGGACTTTGCTTTCCTGGCTGGTTGACTCTGGAACTGTGCAGTTGAGCCAAAAGGTGCAGTATATGAATCGCCGAAGGACTAAAGTAATGCTGGAGGGGTGGATTACAAGAGATGGCATTCACTGTGGTTGCTGTAGTAAAATCCTCACAACTTCAAAATTTGAGATTCATGCGGGAAGCAAGTTGCGCCAGCcatttcaaaatatatgtttggACTCGGGTGTTTCCCTTCTGCAGTGTCAGTTAGATGCATGGAATAGACAAAAGGATATTGAACGCATTGGTTTCCACTCTGTAGAAGTCGATGGTGACGATCCAGATGATGATACTTGTGGCATCTGTGGGGATGGCGGGGATTTGATCTGTTGCGATGGCTGTCCATCAACATTTCATCAGAGCTGCTTGAATATACAG ATGCTTCCTCCTGGTGATTGGCACTGTCCAAATTGTACATGCAAGTTTTGTGGGGTAGCAAATGAGAATGTTGTGGAAGAGGATGATATAACTGTTGATGCACTACTCACTTGCAGCCTCTGTGGGAAAAAAT GTCACATATCATGCTGTCAGGAGATGGATGGTAGTCCTGCTGCTTCTCCTAGTTTAGACTCTTCCTTTTGTGGGCAGAAATGCAGAGAG CTCTTTGAGAATTTGAAGAAGTATCTTGGGGTTAAACATGAACTAGAATCAGGATTTTCATGGACACTCGTTCATAGAACTGATGAAGATGAAGGGTTCCCTCAAAGGATCGAATGCAATTCTAAGCTAGCTGTTGCTTTGACTGTTATGGATGAATGCTTTTTGCCTATTGTTGACAGGAGGAGCGGCATCAATTTAATTCATAATGTTCTTTATAATTGTGG ATCAAACTTCAATCGACTGAACTACAGTGGCTTCTACACCGCTATTTTAGAGAGAGGCGATGAAATAATTTCTGCTGCATCAATCAG GTTTCATGGTACAAAGTTAGCAGAGATGCCATACATCGGAACTCGCCACATATATAGGCGACAAGGGATGTGCCGTCGGCTTTTTTGTGCCATTGAATCG GCTCTATGCTCTCTCAAGGTTGAGAAATTGGTTATCCCTGCAATTGCTGAACTCATGCATACATGGACAgaagtttttggttttattcCTGTTGAGGAATCATTCAAGCAAGAAATGAGGTCAATGAATATGCTTGTATTCCCTGGAATAGACATGCTACAGAAGTTGCTAGTGGATCAAGAAAATGAGGGGAACGGGACAGCAGACCCAG GCATAAAGCAATTAGAATGCAAAGGCAAGGATTTAATAAAGCATGGGAGCGGAAGCAAATCAGATAGTGGTTCACCTGCTACTATTGATCATCATGGATCTGATGAAACCAGTTTGCCTCATATTAATGAAACAGTTGATGAAGCTGTTGCTATGGTTTCTGGTTCTCAATGTCTCGGTGTCTCCTTAAATGATAGTCCTGTGATGAGTGGTTCTTTAGATGGTTCTGATGAACATAAAAATTTAGATTCCACTGAGAGGAGTGTATCTCCTGACTCTCTTTTGGGGGCCGAATTACCTCGATCTACTTTGGACAAGGAATACCCTGTTGATACAAGCCACAAGGCTGTTGCAACAGAAGATAAGCCAGTGCTGGATTCTCCTGGTGAAGATAAAATTCAGTCTACCTCTCAGGGTCCTGGTGAGGCTCCAGCGATAGAAGATGAGCCAGTGGTGGATTCTCATGTTAAAGATAAAATGCAGTCTACCTGCCAGGGTCCTGGTGAGGCTTCAGTGATAGAAGATGAGCCAGCGCTGGATTCTCCtgttgaaaataaaatgcaGTCTGCCTCTCAGGGTCCTGGTGAGGCTCTAGCAACAGAAGATGAGCAGGTGCTGGATTCTCCTGATGAAGATAAAATGCAGTCTATCTCTCAGGGAACTGGTGAGGCTCTAGCGACAGAAGATGAGCCAGTGCTGGATTCTCCTCTTGAAGATAAAATGCAGTCTACCTCTCAGGGTCCTGGTGAGGTTCTAGCGGCAGAAGATGAGCCAGTGCTGGATTCTCCTGTTGAAGATAAAATGCAGTTTACCTCTCAAGATGCTGCTGTTTCTTTGAATGACACTTCCATGATGAGTAGTAGGTCGTCGGATAATTCGAATGAACATAACATCCAGGTTTCAACCAAGGGGGCCACATCTTCGGACTCCAATCCAGGTACCAAGTCAGTGGAGTATGCTTCTGATGTCAACTACCAGTCTTGCCCTTACATAAGCCATGATGAAAAGGTGGAAATAGAACCAGTTTCAGATTCTTCTCTGAAAGAGAATTCTTCAAAATCTTTGGAAGAAAGTGCTTTGGATGATTCCCATGAAGAGAATGTTGATGCTTCCTGTCCTCAGCCTATTCCTTCTTCAGGAGAAACTTTCGCCAAGAACCATGCTGAGGAGGTTAACGGAAATCAAGATTCCAGTTTCTGTGGTGCTAGTGAGAGTTCCTTGCTCAACAATTGTGATTTAAATATTCAACTTGATAGCAAGGCAAAAGACAAATCATATGTGGCTTCAGAAGTCGCGTCTGATGCAATGCAGTGTGAAAAGAGCATTCCTCATGCATCTAGTGATGGTTCCGAGGCTGATTCTGGGAAAGCTGAATCTGTTTCTGTTTGA
- the LOC137731986 gene encoding uncharacterized protein isoform X1, whose protein sequence is MELSLSAPPSIPTSSPTPLKRRVTFAVSRPNLTPAPPSHRPSLSSLKPNHLHRLKLKAMDCQRAAPPRASLAENNGSTLTDTPTPINSGARIGEVKRVTKETNVLVKINLDGTGIAESSTGIPFLDHMLDQLASHGLLDVHVKATGDIHIDDHHTNEDVALAIGTALLQALGDRKGINRFGDFSAPLDEALIHVSLDLSGRPHLSYDLQIPTERVGTYDTQLVEHFFQSLVNTSGMTLHIRQLAGRNSHHIIEATFKAFARALRQATESDPRRLGTVPRERSSITNKETTDDLFSMV, encoded by the exons ATGGAGCTATCACTCTCCGCGCCACCCAGTATTCCAACCTCTTCACCTACGCCACTAAAACGGCGGGTTACCTTCGCGGTTTCTCGTCCGAATCTCACACCCGCACCGCCGTCTCACCGGCCATCACTTTCTTCACTAAAACCAAACCACCTCCACCGCTTAAAGCTCAAAGCCATGGACTGTCAGAGAGCAGCTCCGCCGCGCGCCTCCCTGGCCGAAAACAACGGCTCCACTCTCACCGATACCCCAACCCCAATTAACTCAg GGGCTCGAATTGGGGAGGTCAAGAGGGTGACTAAAGAGACCAATGTCTTGGTCAAGATCAACCTGGACGGCACTGGAATCGCTGAATCCAGTACTGGGATTCCGTTTCTTGATCATATGTTGGAT CAACTTGCTTCGCACGGGTTGCTGGATGTGCATGTAAAGGCTACTGGTGACATCCACATTGATGATCATCACACAAATGAAGATGTTGCTCTTGCTATAGGAACG GCTTTGCTTCAAGCACTTGGCGATAGAAAAGGAATCAACAGGTTTGGTGACTTCTCTGCTCCACTTGATGAAGCACTCATACATGTCTCACTG GATTTATCTGGCCGGCCACATTTGAGTTATGATCTCCAGATACCCACCGAGAGGGTTGGCACATATGACACTCAG CTGGTGGAACATTTTTTCCAGTCTTTGGTGAATACTTCTGGTATGACACTCCACATCCGGCAG CTTGCTGGAAGAAATTCTCACCATATTATTGAGGCAACCTTCAAAGCATTTGCAAGGGCTCTCAGACAAGCAACAGAATCTGACCCACGTCGCCTGGGGACCGTGCCAAG GGAAAGGAGCAGCATAACAAATAAGGAAACGACGGATGATTTGTTTTCTATGGTATAG
- the LOC137731986 gene encoding uncharacterized protein isoform X2, whose product MELSLSAPPSIPTSSPTPLKRRVTFAVSRPNLTPAPPSHRPSLSSLKPNHLHRLKLKAMDCQRAAPPRASLAENNGSTLTDTPTPINSGARIGEVKRVTKETNVLVKINLDGTGIAESSTGIPFLDHMLDQLASHGLLDVHVKATGDIHIDDHHTNEDVALAIGTALLQALGDRKGINRFGDFSAPLDEALIHVSLDLSGRPHLSYDLQIPTERVGTYDTQLVEHFFQSLVNTSGMTLHIRQLAGRNSHHIIEATFKAFARALRQATESDPRRLGTVPSSKGVLSRS is encoded by the exons ATGGAGCTATCACTCTCCGCGCCACCCAGTATTCCAACCTCTTCACCTACGCCACTAAAACGGCGGGTTACCTTCGCGGTTTCTCGTCCGAATCTCACACCCGCACCGCCGTCTCACCGGCCATCACTTTCTTCACTAAAACCAAACCACCTCCACCGCTTAAAGCTCAAAGCCATGGACTGTCAGAGAGCAGCTCCGCCGCGCGCCTCCCTGGCCGAAAACAACGGCTCCACTCTCACCGATACCCCAACCCCAATTAACTCAg GGGCTCGAATTGGGGAGGTCAAGAGGGTGACTAAAGAGACCAATGTCTTGGTCAAGATCAACCTGGACGGCACTGGAATCGCTGAATCCAGTACTGGGATTCCGTTTCTTGATCATATGTTGGAT CAACTTGCTTCGCACGGGTTGCTGGATGTGCATGTAAAGGCTACTGGTGACATCCACATTGATGATCATCACACAAATGAAGATGTTGCTCTTGCTATAGGAACG GCTTTGCTTCAAGCACTTGGCGATAGAAAAGGAATCAACAGGTTTGGTGACTTCTCTGCTCCACTTGATGAAGCACTCATACATGTCTCACTG GATTTATCTGGCCGGCCACATTTGAGTTATGATCTCCAGATACCCACCGAGAGGGTTGGCACATATGACACTCAG CTGGTGGAACATTTTTTCCAGTCTTTGGTGAATACTTCTGGTATGACACTCCACATCCGGCAG CTTGCTGGAAGAAATTCTCACCATATTATTGAGGCAACCTTCAAAGCATTTGCAAGGGCTCTCAGACAAGCAACAGAATCTGACCCACGTCGCCTGGGGACCGTGCCAAG TTCGAAAGGTGTCTTGTCACGCTCTTGA
- the LOC137732706 gene encoding pentatricopeptide repeat-containing protein At1g62910-like codes for MPLQYLIAPIFAVSGKEGDPEDLGTILLMLECGIPCKAESYNMIIRMLAFHNPCPSAVQYAKKYFLQMLEKGMQPDSGTYTLVMEAIACQSDNKAKVIEEAREFMKQIKDKGLLLDNPSYFEFHDHLEDAVDTFRMFEYATRTDDEEMKEIFLKWRTNREAVMKFGFDMLSGLVDDGYGDEAFELFEPVFETGIYPPIVIHTAIIQAYVAAGKMKGAFEAYLRMLAAKITPNFYTYSVLIKALSADPNLFKSAKVNLLDMMKKKMHPNAGTYTAVFEGFARQGDKGVEEGREFLNEMKGNGFEPNEGAVREVLRGRKGEVVEGVMEILFDKSHLPCVSSLTNRFQNIMQ; via the coding sequence ATGCCATTGCAATATCTGATTGCACCCATTTTTGCAGTATCAGGCAAAGAAGGCGACCCAGAAGACTTGGGAACAATCTTGCTCATGTTAGAATGTGGGATCCCATGTAAGGCTGAATCGTACAATATGATCATCAGGATGCTCGCCTTCCATAATCCTTGCCCCTCTGCTGTTCAGTATGCCAAGAAGTACTTTCTACAAATGCTTGAGAAGGGAATGCAGCCTGATTCCGGTACCTATACCCTCGTGATGGAGGCCATTGCCTGCCAATCGGACAACAAGGCGAAGGTGATAGAGGAGGCCAGAGAGTTTATGAAGCAAATTAAAGATAAGGGTCTTTTGCTTGACAATCCGAGTTATTTTGAGTTCCACGACCACCTTGAAGATGCAGTTGATACATTCAGGATGTTCGAATATGCCACCAGAACCGATGACGAGGAGATGAAAGAAATCTTCTTGAAGTGGCGCACCAATCGAGAGGCAGTCATGaaatttggatttgatatgCTCAGTGGTCTGGTAGATGACGGCTATGGGGATGAGGCCTTTGAGCTTTTTGAGCCGGTCTTTGAAACAGGCATATATCCCCCCATTGTCATACACACAGCTATCATCCAGGCCTATGTTGCTGCTGGCAAGATGAAGGGAGCTTTCGAGGCCTACCTTCGCATGTTAGCGGCTAAGATCACTCCCAACTTCTACACTTATAGTGTCCTCATCAAGGCACTCTCTGCTGATCCTAACTTGTTTAAGTCTGCCAAGGTTAACTTGCTGGAtatgatgaagaagaaaatgCATCCTAACGCGGGTACGTACACAGCAGTGTTTGAGGGCTTTGCTCGGCAGGGGGACAAGGGAGTGGAGGAGGGAAGGGAGTTTCTGAATGAGATGAAGGGCAATGGATTTGAGCCTAACGAGGGCGCTGTGAGGGAGGTGCTGAGAGGAAGAAAAGGTGAAGTGGTCGAAGGGGTCATGGAAATTCTGTTTGACAAGTCTCACCTGCCTTGTGTTTCTTCTTTGACAAACAGGTTTCAGAACATCATGCAGTGA
- the LOC137732707 gene encoding pentatricopeptide repeat-containing protein At2g32630-like, translating to MACSSKTTSNLSLSDLEQLDDMKYAPKDYDQILQNMLTQESMCAQTIKMIVESTRYGLNLDVAAEIGSQAGNCGIVPKVVPLTAVMDYYASAGRTSDAFKVFLKMLANGITPNAYTYTVIIKALASCSPRDPNFPHFVKFAKMYFVEMLDKGLQPTPGTYIALSEKLDEGRDRKEFGELIKAKGFVLPPDDFHTAERDQEIPFITEGLVEAAFRQRKVFEDATKDTKDKEMQQTFEKMRTNWIVEEAWRMYHGLLKDSQVDQANEFYKQNKMGIIPDVAIHTVVIEAYANAGKAKGALKAYKHMLANGVDPNLYTYSVLIKALTADPDFVLTARKYFLEMLDKGIIPNSDIYEAVSKGAKVEDREYMEFAEAVLAKGIKVLKEKDGEYSQVLLCTD from the coding sequence aTGGCGTGTTCTTCCAAGACCACCAGCAACCTCTCTCTGAGCGACTTGGAGCAGTTGGACGATATGAAATACGCCCCCAAAGACTACGACCAAATCCTCCAGAACATGTTGACCCAAGAAAGCATGTGTGCACAGACAATCAAGATGATTGTCGAATCGACCAGATACGGCCTCAACCTTGACGTGGCCGCTGAGATCGGGTCCCAGGCCGGCAACTGTGGTATTGTTCCCAAGGTTGTCCCCCTCACCGCCGTCATGGACTACTATGCCAGTGCCGGAAGAACCAGTGATGCTTTCAAAGTGTTTCTGAAGATGTTAGCAAACGGGATAACCCCCAATGCGTACACCTATACCGTGATCATCAAGGCACTTGCTTCTTGCTCCCCCAGGGACCCTAATTTTCCACATTTCGTTAAGTTTGCGAAGATGTACTTTGTGGAAATGTTGGACAAGGGATTGCAGCCAACTCCTGGCACCTACATTGCCTTGTCTGAGAAACTTGACGAGGGCAGAGATAGAAAGGAGTTTGGAGAGCTGATTAAAGCTAAGGGGTTTGTGCTTCCTCCAGATGATTTTCATACGGCTGAGAGGGATCAGGAAATTCCATTTATCACTGAAGGCCTAGTTGAAGCTGCTTTTCGTCAAAGGAAGGTGTTTGAAGATGCAACCAAAGACACTAAGGATAAGGAAATGcaacaaacatttgaaaagatGCGCACCAATTGGATTGTGGAAGAAGCATGGAGAATGTATCATGGTTTGTTAAAGGACAGCCAAGTTGATCAAGCCAATGAATTCTATAAACAGAACAAGATGGGAATAATTCCCGACGTGGCCATCCACACTGTCGTGATTGAGGCCTACGCCAATGCCGGGAAGGCTAAGGGTGCTCTCAAGGCCTACAAGCACATGTTGGCCAATGGGGTCGACCCCAATTTGTACACTTACAGTGTACTGATCAAGGCACTGACTGCTGACCCGGATTTCGTTCTGACTGCCAGGAAATACTTTCTTGAGATGTTGGACAAGGGAATAATACCCAATAGTGATATCTATGAAGCCGTGTCCAAGGGAGCTAAGGTAGAGGACAGGGAGTACATGGAGTTTGCTGAGGCTGTGCTAGCTAAGGGGATAAAAGTCTTAAAGGAGAAAGATGGTGAGTACAGCCAAGTTCTGTTGTGTACTGATTGA
- the LOC137732313 gene encoding photosystem II D1 precursor processing protein PSB27-H2, chloroplastic: protein MALLAEKICLPVIFRTRENNTFKPAKLYKVQYRCELPSQEALSSRRHFVTGAGASITTALTISNVLAPSPVWADDKSNGEEENDGVIGALKTLFDPNEKTKSGKVLPKAYLKSAKEVVKTLRESLNEDTKDNAKFRRTADAAKESIREYLSTWRGQQEVAQEESYVEIEKAIRSLAGFYSKAGPSAPLPEQVKSEILNELNTAEEFL, encoded by the exons atggctCTTCTCGCAGAAAAGATCTGCCTCCCTGTAATTTTCAGGACGAGGGAAAATAATACCTTCAAACCTGCCAAACTGT ATAAAGTGCAGTACAGGTGTGAGCTACCCTCTCAAGAAGCTTTATCAAGTCGCCGGCATTTTGTAACCGGTGCTGGTGCTTCAATTACAACGGCTTTAACCATCAGCAATGTCTTAGCACCATCGCCGGTTTGGGCTGATGACAAGTCAAATGGCGAAGAGGAAAATGATGGAGTTATAGGTGCTCTTAAAACGCTGTTCGATCCCAATGAGAAAACAAAGTCCGGAAAAGTGTTGCCAAAGGCTTACTTGAAGTCGGCAAAAGAGGTTGTGAAGACACTGCGTGAATCGCTGAACGAAGACACCAAGGATAATGCTAAATTTCGACGAACTGCAGATGCAGCAAAGGAATCGATTCGAGAGTATTTGAGCACTTGGAGAGGACAACAAGAGGTGGCTCAAGAG GAATCTTACGTTGAGATAGAGAAAGCAATAAGGTCGTTGGCCGGATTTTACTCCAAGGCAGGGCCATCTGCTCCACTGCCTGAACAAGTCAAGTCTGAAATATTGAATGAGTTGAACACAGCTGAAGAGTTTTTGTGA
- the LOC137730480 gene encoding small ribosomal subunit protein uS13z/uS13y/uS13x has translation MSLVANEEFQHILRVLNTNVDGKQKIMFALTSIKGIGRRFANIVCKKADVDMNKRAGELSAAELDNLMTIVANPRQFKIPDWFLNRKKDYKDGKYSQVVSNALDMKLRDDLERLKKIRNHRGLRHYWGLRVRGQHTKTTGRRGKTVGVSKKR, from the exons ATG TCTCTCGTCGCAAATGAGGAGTTCCAGCATATTCTGCGTGTGCTGAATACCAACGTGGATGGAAAGCAGAAGATCATGTTCGCCCTTACCTCCATCAAGGGTATTGGCAGACGTTTCGCCAACATCGTCTGCAAGAAGGCCGATGTCGACATGAACAAAAG GGCTGGTGAGCTATCTGCTGCCGAGCTTGACAATCTGATGACTATTGTGGCCAACCCCCGCCAGTTCAAGATCCCTGACTGGTTCTTGAACAGAAAGAAGGACTACAAGGATGGTAAATACTCCCAGGTGGTCTCCAATGCTTTGGACATGAAGCTCAGGGATGACCTTGAGCGCTTGAAGAAGATCAG GAATCACCGTGGTCTTCGACACTACTGGGGCCTTCGTGTGCGTGGACAGCACACCAAGACCACTGGCCGCAGGGGAAAGACTGTTGGTGTCTCCAAGAAGCGTTGA